AGGAGATAGCGGTGAGCCAGTTTTGTCGCAAATAAATCCACTTATGGGGAGCCAAAGCCAACCGCAGACCAAAATCAAGGAGAAACAAAACCCAGATTACGGTGCTAGAGACTTCGAGCAGCGGATTCAGCCCCCAAATCAGTTCGATGACAAGTAAAACCAGCCAGATGAAACCCAACGCTACCATTGGGGTTTCGAGCACATCTTCTAGCTGCTCCAGAACCTCCCGTCGCTCTTTCTTGAGTAATCCTTGCTCCCAGCCACTCAATTGATGCATAGCCTTGTTTAGGTCAACGACACTCCTAGCTTTGATTCTGGGGTGCCAAGTCTCCAACTCCTATAAGGTACAATTCAGCCGCAAATGCTCTAAATCATGCAGGTTGAATGGTTGCAAGACCTCAACAGCAAAATGAAGTTTTCAACTGTCCGAAAGAACTTGTTGAGACGCGATCGCCCTCACTTCCGAGCCTTAACAAAAAAGGTCGTCATGTCTTGCCATACTCCTCCCTCTGTTGCCAATTGCTCAATTTCAGCTCGATATTTCTTTTGAAGTTGTTCTAGTTGTTGAGCAGATAACACAGATAAAGGATTGCCGCGCGGATAAAAACCGCCGCTCCAGCCTAATCTAGGGTCATCCAAGCTCAAATAGCATCCAGACGGCTCTCTAACAACCTCGATCTCTCTAAAGCCCGCTTGCCGCAACAGGCGATCGCACTTCTCCGGTGTATTCAGTGGCTCGTTAATGTGCGGCAGGAAAAGATTGAATAACTCCTGGTAGACCTTGGCTTGAACTGAAGCGAGGTAAGCCGTATCCGCCGGACAGGTGAAGGCCACAAATCCTCCTGGTTTCAGAAAATAGTGCCACTTCTGCAAAGTTGTCGGAATATCAGGCAAATACGTGATCGCAGAGCAACAGAAAATCACGTCAAAGCTTTCAACGGCAAATTCTATCGACTCTGCATCTACTTCATTTTCATTGAACTCAATATTTGCCAATCCCAAAACTTCAACCTTTCTCCTAGCTTGCGCCAGCATTCCAGGAGAAAAATCGACTCCCACTACATAACCCTCTGCCCCAACTTTTTGTGCCGCAGGAATTGCCACTAACCCTGTACCTGTAGCAATATCAAGCACGCTTTGCCGCTCTTGTAAGGGCACGAAGTTTAATAGTCGATTTGCCTCTTGCGGGTGCCGCAAACCTTCTTGGTCATAGGCAGTTCTCTGATTAAAGAAATCGATTACCTGCTGCTTGTATTGATTCATAATCTGTCGGTTGTGGCAGAGTCCCCACTCTTGGGCGATCGCTTGCTATCAAATCCTATTCTCAGCGCCTCTCTTGAGACAGACCTGCGTCAACTTTGTTTCTCAGCGGTGTCTGTCGAATTACAGAGGGCTAAACAGACGAAACAGTTACAGCCTCAATGATATAGCTCGATTAGCGCCTTTACGTTTCTGCCTATTTGTGGAGTGAGTACAGATTTATCTTCGTTACCTTGGCAACTATAGAACTACAAACTTTAAGAACTACAAATACTAAAGAGGCAGGGCAATGGCTAACCAAACCTCATCTGGTGCCAAGTCAGGACCAGGTTCAGAACCAGGACTGAACGCGAGCCAACATGTGGACGCACCAGAACTGAATGAATATACCGATACCAATCCCGCATTATTTAGTGACGAAGCGGAAGCACCAGAGCAGATCGCAGATGATGACGTACCACAAGAGTTTACAGAATCCTACGGGACTGGCGTAAAAGACCAACCAGGCTGGACAACGGGCGGACGCACCATGCAAACCCGTAGACAGGACTACAACGCCACCAGTCCAGAACTGAGTGGTGGGGATGTGGATGCAGCCTGGACCATGCACATGGAAGGCGAAGAAATGGTGGGCGGTACAGTCGCTACCCCCGACCAAGATATTGTGGATGACTTGGGTGCAGCGATGGGCACAGAAATGCGCGATCGCGAAGATTTCTACGGCAACGACAAATTTGCTCAGCGTGATGAGCGTCGTTGGGACTTAGATCCTGCCTCCGCCGAGGACTACCAAAATCGACATCAAGAAGAATAATCCCTTAGGGATTTGCAAAGGATAGCCCCTCAGGGATTTGCAAAGAATAATCCCTGAAGGAATGTGCAGCAATAAGGATATAGCGGTGATGCAACTGAAGCCAATTAATCAGCAGGTCGTGGCGATCGTCGGTGCTTCTAGTGGCATCGGTCGGGAAGCAGCTCTCCAGTTTGCTGAACGGGGAGCCAAGGTAGTCGTAGCAGCTCGGAGTCAGCCTGGGCTAGATTCTCTGGTAGCGGAGATCCAACGGGCGGGAGGTGAGGCGATCGCGGTGGTCGCAGATGTCGCCGATATGCAGCAAGTCCAGGCGATCGCCGACACAGCAGTAGAACGTTACGGTCGCCTGGATACTTGGGTACATGCCGCTGCGACAGGTGTGTTGGCTCGCTTTGAGCAGATTACCCCAGAAGAATTTCAGCGGGTGATTGATGTCAACCTGATGGGACAATTTTACGGAGCGAAGGCAGCGTTACCTTACCTAAAGCGAGAAGGTCGGGGTGCCCTGATTCATATCTCCTCAATGGAAGGTCGGCGGAGTTTACCACTGCAAAGCCCATACTGTGCGGCCAAGCATGCGTTGCAAGGGATGTTAGAGTCTCTGCGAGTAGAACTACAGCATGAAGGGATACCGATCAGCGTCACTAGTATTTTGCCCTCTGTAATTAATACGCCGTACTACAACAAGGTAAAGACCAAGTTGGGTGTAAAGCCCACAGGGATTCCGCCATACTATGATCCGCGCTTGGTCGTAGATGCGATTCTGTATGTGGCTGAGCATCCTACCCGTGACTTTATTGTGGGAGATGTAGGCCGAGTGCTAGATGTAGTGCAGCGGATCTCTCCTCCTCTGATTGACGCAATTTTGACAGTCGTGGGGATTCCAGGACAGCACACTACAGAACCAGAGTCAGAAGCTTCTCCAGACAATGTTTTTGCTCCAATCGCTGCCGAGCAGGGACTCGATCGCGTGGATGGTGACTTTGGTAACTTAGTCATTCCCAGCATTTCCGACTGGTTAGCGATGCGATCGCCCTTTGCTTGGAGTGCTGTAGCGGGAACCGTGGCAGTGGGAGCATTGGCTTTGCTAGCAACAGGGATGCTGAATAACTCTCAACAACCTTAATGACCTAACCTCCAGCCCCTTCCCTCCTAGGAAGGGGAGCAAGATTTATAACCCATGTTCGTAAGTTCATAGCCCCTTTCCGTGTCGGAGAGAGGTTGGGGAGAGGTCATCCCAATTTAACAACCAGAAATTTCTACCTCTTCATCTTTAAACCTAGTTAGCAAAAACCCATCCAAGGAGTTCTACATCATGCAACTTAAGCCGATCAACCAACAAGTGGTTGCGATCGTCGGCGCTTCTAGTGGCATTGGCCGAGAAACGGCGCTGCAATTTGCTCGCGAAGGAGCCAAAGTCATTGTTTCCGCCCGAAACCAAGCAGGATTAGATTCCTTAGTAGAGGAAATTCGTCAAGCGGGAGGAGATGCCATCGCGATCGCGGCAGATGTGCGTGAGTTCCAGCAAGTCCAGGCGATCGCTGACAAAGCAATTCAGCAATATGGCCGCTTGGATACCTGGGTACATCTCGCAGCCGTAGAACTCTATGCCTCCTTTGAGCAAACCACTCCAGAAGAGTTTAAGCAAATTATTGATGTCAACTTAATGGGGCAAGTGTTTGGCGCGATGGTGGCCTTACCTCACCTGAAGCGAGAAGGACGCGGAGCCTTGATTCATGTCTCTTCAGTCGAAGCAATCCGAGCTTTACCGCTGCAAAGTGCCTACGCCTCCTCTAAACATGGCATCAACGGCTTTCTCGAATCGCTGCGGGTGGAGTTGATGCACGACAAAGTGCCCGTGAGTGTCACAGAAGTTCAGCCTGCCTCCATCAACACGCCGTTCTTTGATAAAGCTCGTACCAAGTTGGGTGTGAAGCCGATGGGTGCCCCGCCGCTCTATGCGCCTAGCGATGTCGCGAAAGTCATTCTCTATGTGGCAGAACATCCCACACGGGACATTGTGGTAGGAGATGCTGGCAAAGCGATCGCCCTACTCCAGCGGTTGTCACCTGAACTCGTAGATGCCTACATGCGCCAGAGTGGTTTTGAGGCTCAGCGGACGGATAAACCCAAATCTGAAGATGCTCCTGACAACCTATATGAGCCGATCTCTGGCTACGACCAAGTGAATGGAGAGTTCGCAACTCAGCCTAGCCTGACCGCTTGGCTTGATACCCACCCCACCGTGACTTGGGGCGCGATCGCAGCCACAGCCGTTTTAGGAGCAGCCGCGCTCTTGGGTTGGGGCAACGAAGTTTAATCGGTGGGGGCGGAGGAACAACGATGGCAAAACAGCGCAAAACCAAACAGCAAATTCAGCAAATAGCGCAAGCGCAACTTGGCTACGAACAACTCCGCCCTGGACAAGCTGACGCGATCGCCGCACTCTTAGCAGGACACGACACCCTAGCTGTAATGCCAACTGGGTCTGGTAAATCTGCGATCTATCAACTGGCGGGTTCGCTTATTCCCGGTGCAACCGTGGTGGTTTCGCCGTTACTCGCATTGCAGCAAGACCAACGAGAGTCCATTGAAGCTCAAGATGTGGGAGAAGTTGCAGTCGTCAACTCTACTATTAAACCAGCCGAGCGAGAGGCAGCCTTCACAGATTTAGCAGAGTCTAACCTAGAGTTCCTGTTTCTGGCCCCTGAGCAATTCAATAACGAAGAAGTCATAGAGCGACTCCAAGCAGCCGCACCTTCTCTGTTTGTGGTCGATGAAGCCCATTGCATCAGTGAGTGGGGTCACGACTTTCGACCCGATTATCTCCGTCTGGGTAAGGTGATTGACGCTCTGGGGCATCCGTTGGTATTGGCTTTGACCGCTACTGCCGCCCCACCTGTGCGGGAAGAAATTGTCGATCGCCTAGGCATGCAGAAGGCCAAGGTTGTCGTGCAAGGGTTCGATCGCCCCAATATCTGGTTAGCAGTAGAGCGCTACGAAGACACTAACGAGAAACAAGAAGCCCTGCTCGATCGCGTGGTGAAAGCTGAAAAACCAGGCATCGTCTATGTGGCGACCCGCAAACGAGCCGAAGAGGTTGCGGCAGCACTAGAGAAGCGGGAAGTGAAAGCCGTGGTCTATCACGCCGGAAAATCTCCCCAAGTTCGCGAAGCCGCTTATCACGCTTTTATGGATGACAAAGCAGAAGTAATTGTGGCGACGACCGCCTTTGGGATGGGGGTAGACAAACCAAACGTGCGCTTCGTTTTCCATTACGACATCAGCGACTCGATCGATTCCTACTATCAGGAGATCGGTCGAGCGGGACGCGATGGCGAACCTGCTCAGGCGGTTTTGTTCTATAACCCAGAAGACTTTAACTTACGTCGCTTCTTTGCCAGTGGCGGCAAGATTGACGCTGAGGATGTGGAGCAAGTGGTACAGGTGTTGCAACGGGAAGAACCGATGAACCCGCGCGCCCTGAAAGAAACTACTAACCTTTCGCGCTCCAAACTAAAAAATACCCTCAACCGTTTAAGCGAAGTGGGAGCCGTAGAGACTTTGCCTACCGGGGAAATCGTAGCCAACGACTCAGCCCCTGATTTAGAAGAGGCAGTAGAGGAAGCGGTGCGCCTGCACGAACATCGCCAACAATATGTGCGATCGCGGATTGAGATGATGCGAGGCTATGCCGAAGTCCGCGACTGTCGCCGCCGTTTTGTCCTCAACTATTTTGGTGAAGATCTCCCAGTGCCTTGCAATTTCTGTGATAACTGCAAAGCTGGAATCACGAGTGAGTCTGAAACAGGCCATCAGCCTTTCCCGGTCAATAGTCGGGTAGTGCACAAAAGTTGGGGCGAAGGCACAGTCATGCGCTACGAAGACGACAAAATCACCGTGCTGTTTGAAACCGTCGGGTACAAAACTCTAGGCGTCGGCATGGTGCTACTGCGCGGGTTGCTCAAGCGGGTGGATACATCTGTCACAGATTCCACCCTAGAAAACTAACCACTGGGGAGTTATAAGCCACCAAGAGGATGGGA
This region of Trichocoleus desertorum NBK24 genomic DNA includes:
- a CDS encoding SDR family oxidoreductase, which encodes MQLKPINQQVVAIVGASSGIGREAALQFAERGAKVVVAARSQPGLDSLVAEIQRAGGEAIAVVADVADMQQVQAIADTAVERYGRLDTWVHAAATGVLARFEQITPEEFQRVIDVNLMGQFYGAKAALPYLKREGRGALIHISSMEGRRSLPLQSPYCAAKHALQGMLESLRVELQHEGIPISVTSILPSVINTPYYNKVKTKLGVKPTGIPPYYDPRLVVDAILYVAEHPTRDFIVGDVGRVLDVVQRISPPLIDAILTVVGIPGQHTTEPESEASPDNVFAPIAAEQGLDRVDGDFGNLVIPSISDWLAMRSPFAWSAVAGTVAVGALALLATGMLNNSQQP
- a CDS encoding SDR family oxidoreductase, whose product is MQLKPINQQVVAIVGASSGIGRETALQFAREGAKVIVSARNQAGLDSLVEEIRQAGGDAIAIAADVREFQQVQAIADKAIQQYGRLDTWVHLAAVELYASFEQTTPEEFKQIIDVNLMGQVFGAMVALPHLKREGRGALIHVSSVEAIRALPLQSAYASSKHGINGFLESLRVELMHDKVPVSVTEVQPASINTPFFDKARTKLGVKPMGAPPLYAPSDVAKVILYVAEHPTRDIVVGDAGKAIALLQRLSPELVDAYMRQSGFEAQRTDKPKSEDAPDNLYEPISGYDQVNGEFATQPSLTAWLDTHPTVTWGAIAATAVLGAAALLGWGNEV
- a CDS encoding class I SAM-dependent methyltransferase; its protein translation is MNQYKQQVIDFFNQRTAYDQEGLRHPQEANRLLNFVPLQERQSVLDIATGTGLVAIPAAQKVGAEGYVVGVDFSPGMLAQARRKVEVLGLANIEFNENEVDAESIEFAVESFDVIFCCSAITYLPDIPTTLQKWHYFLKPGGFVAFTCPADTAYLASVQAKVYQELFNLFLPHINEPLNTPEKCDRLLRQAGFREIEVVREPSGCYLSLDDPRLGWSGGFYPRGNPLSVLSAQQLEQLQKKYRAEIEQLATEGGVWQDMTTFFVKARK
- a CDS encoding ATP-dependent DNA helicase RecQ: MAKQRKTKQQIQQIAQAQLGYEQLRPGQADAIAALLAGHDTLAVMPTGSGKSAIYQLAGSLIPGATVVVSPLLALQQDQRESIEAQDVGEVAVVNSTIKPAEREAAFTDLAESNLEFLFLAPEQFNNEEVIERLQAAAPSLFVVDEAHCISEWGHDFRPDYLRLGKVIDALGHPLVLALTATAAPPVREEIVDRLGMQKAKVVVQGFDRPNIWLAVERYEDTNEKQEALLDRVVKAEKPGIVYVATRKRAEEVAAALEKREVKAVVYHAGKSPQVREAAYHAFMDDKAEVIVATTAFGMGVDKPNVRFVFHYDISDSIDSYYQEIGRAGRDGEPAQAVLFYNPEDFNLRRFFASGGKIDAEDVEQVVQVLQREEPMNPRALKETTNLSRSKLKNTLNRLSEVGAVETLPTGEIVANDSAPDLEEAVEEAVRLHEHRQQYVRSRIEMMRGYAEVRDCRRRFVLNYFGEDLPVPCNFCDNCKAGITSESETGHQPFPVNSRVVHKSWGEGTVMRYEDDKITVLFETVGYKTLGVGMVLLRGLLKRVDTSVTDSTLEN
- a CDS encoding DUF6335 family protein — its product is MANQTSSGAKSGPGSEPGLNASQHVDAPELNEYTDTNPALFSDEAEAPEQIADDDVPQEFTESYGTGVKDQPGWTTGGRTMQTRRQDYNATSPELSGGDVDAAWTMHMEGEEMVGGTVATPDQDIVDDLGAAMGTEMRDREDFYGNDKFAQRDERRWDLDPASAEDYQNRHQEE